The following proteins are encoded in a genomic region of Arachis stenosperma cultivar V10309 chromosome 4, arast.V10309.gnm1.PFL2, whole genome shotgun sequence:
- the LOC130975188 gene encoding protein FAR1-RELATED SEQUENCE 5-like, whose translation MNMLKSGIGTSQIFGLPASQAGGYKFFGYGPKDMYNEIARQRHQVPSYAAWVLKKLEDMRLKDLQLYFKACHDSRGLLCNLFWSDAISQLHYQLFGDVTAFDATYKKNKYSCPLVIFSGVNHHNQTIVFAAALIMDETADTYIWLLRQLMFAMKGKTPTSIITDGAMAISNAVRDVFPKVRHRLCVWHLIRNATSNVGNPSFSSTFRKIMLGDYEIPVFKRKWVQLIE comes from the coding sequence atGAACATGCTAAAGTCCGGGATTGGCACTTCACAGATATTTGGTCTTCCAGCTAGTCAAGCAGGCGGGTATAAATTTTTTGGCTATGGTCCCAAAGATATGTACAATGAAATTGCTCGGCAAAGGCATCAAGTTCCTAGTTATGCAGCATGGGTGTTGAAGAAGTTGGAGGATATGCGGTTGAAGGATTTACAATTATATTTCAAGGCATGTCATGATTCAAGAGGTTTATTATGTAACTTATTCTGGTCTGATGCGATTAGCCAACTACACTACCAACTCTTCGGGGATGTTACTGCTTTTGATGCTACGTACAAGAAGAACAAGTATAGTTGTCCATTAGTCATATTCAGCGGGGTTAACCACCACAACCAAACAATTGTTTTTGCTGCTGCATTAATTATGGACGAAACTGCTGATACATATATTTGGCTCTTGCGTCAGCTCATGTTTGCAATGAAGGGTAAGACCCCGACCTCAATAATAACTGATGGGGCCATGGCAATTAGTAATGCAGTAAGAGATGTATTTCCCAAAGTCAGACATAGATTATGTGTTTGGCACCTTATTCGAAATGCGACTAGCAATGTTGGAAATCCATCGTTTTCATCTACATTCAGAAAAATCATGTTGGGAGACTATGAGATTCCTGTGTTTAAGCGTAAGTGGGTTCAACTTATTGAATAA